From a region of the Desulfuromonadales bacterium genome:
- a CDS encoding type II secretion system F family protein, with amino-acid sequence MTENNRSCPRQGMAFNPKPEGWTHCSSLCSFSSIFFCRYDIKNPSMPTFHCKIGTADGRVVEKDFEAASRELLRENLEEQGFYVFSIKTRPFQFLSSKGGSRGRFTGKRFLTFNQELFVLLRSGLPIIQVLDTIIERIEPGDMLEVLRQIRDDVRGGSALSEAFGKFPRAFPHLYIASIKAGERTGDLAVTLSRFIAYQKRVEAIRAKVRSASFYPMLLCIAVVSVLLFLMLYVVPSFTRIYADANVQLPFITRLLIAVATGMTRGLPLLLLLLAAAAVALRLYLRSQAGKLMLDRLKLTLPFFGALLVDYGLSSFCRTFATTLASGIPVVQAMQMSRGTLNNLILETQLNSAVLRVEEGTAISSALEQTGFFPLMALRMIGVGESTGALADMLTDVSDYYEAEVERRLDRLTTIIEPLMMLGMGLLIGGIVVAMYIPIFQLAGTVR; translated from the coding sequence ATGACGGAGAACAACAGGAGTTGTCCCAGGCAAGGGATGGCCTTCAACCCCAAGCCAGAAGGCTGGACCCACTGCTCCTCCCTGTGTTCTTTTTCATCTATTTTTTTCTGTCGATATGATATAAAAAACCCCTCTATGCCTACTTTTCACTGTAAAATCGGCACGGCAGACGGACGGGTGGTGGAAAAAGATTTTGAAGCCGCCAGCCGCGAGCTCCTCAGAGAAAATCTTGAGGAGCAGGGATTTTACGTTTTTTCGATCAAGACACGTCCATTCCAGTTCCTTTCAAGCAAGGGCGGCAGTCGCGGCCGGTTCACCGGCAAGCGGTTTCTGACTTTCAACCAGGAACTGTTCGTGCTTCTCCGCTCCGGCCTGCCGATCATTCAGGTGTTGGACACCATTATCGAGCGAATCGAGCCGGGCGACATGCTCGAGGTCTTACGCCAGATACGTGATGATGTCAGGGGGGGAAGCGCACTTTCCGAAGCCTTCGGCAAATTCCCCCGAGCATTTCCGCATTTGTATATCGCCTCCATAAAGGCGGGCGAGCGGACCGGTGACCTGGCAGTCACCCTTTCCCGTTTCATTGCCTATCAGAAACGGGTCGAAGCAATCCGGGCCAAGGTGCGCAGCGCTTCGTTCTATCCCATGCTCCTGTGTATCGCCGTCGTTTCCGTGCTCCTTTTTCTAATGCTCTATGTTGTCCCCAGTTTCACCCGGATCTATGCCGATGCCAACGTCCAGTTGCCGTTCATCACCCGACTGCTGATTGCCGTGGCAACGGGGATGACGCGAGGGTTGCCGCTGCTGTTGTTGCTGCTGGCGGCAGCGGCTGTTGCGCTGCGGCTCTATCTCCGTTCGCAGGCGGGCAAGCTGATGCTGGATCGGCTGAAACTTACGCTCCCTTTTTTCGGAGCCCTGCTGGTGGACTATGGCCTGTCGAGTTTCTGCCGCACCTTCGCCACGACTCTCGCCAGTGGCATCCCCGTCGTTCAGGCGATGCAGATGTCGCGGGGAACCCTGAACAACCTCATTCTTGAAACACAGCTTAACAGTGCTGTTCTGCGCGTGGAGGAAGGCACGGCAATCTCTTCTGCTCTGGAACAGACCGGGTTCTTTCCCCTTATGGCGTTGCGCATGATCGGCGTCGGTGAATCAACCGGGGCTCTGGCCGATATGCTTACCGACGTGTCGGACTACTACGAAGCCGAGGTAGAGCGCCGTCTCGATCGCCTGACGACGATCATCGAGCCGCTGATGATGCTGGGGATGGGTCTGCTCATCGGCGGCATCGTGGTGGCCATGTACATCCCCATTTTCCAGCTGGCCGGAACGGTCCGGTAG